The nucleotide sequence TTGGGCGGCAGATCCGAGGCGGGGTCGTCGCGGCCGGCGAGGTGGGCGACTGCGCAATTGCTGTGCGCGGCGTAGCCCGTGCCGGTGCGCAGCAGCGGCCGCACCGACCAGTACCCGCCCACCGCGACGAGGGCCACGGCGGCGACCACCGAGCCCGCGACGACCGCCCGCCGACGACGCGGCACCGGTCAGTCGCCCAGGCCGGTGCCCACGCCGCGGGCTGCGGTGAGCCAGGGGTGGTCGAGCGGGACGGTCTTCAGGTTGCCCGCCACCTCGGCGAGCGGCACGGGCACCGCGTCACCGCCCTGCGAGGCGACGGTGACGCCGTACTCGCCCGCGGCCACGAGGTCGGCGCCGGCGGAGCCAAGGAGCGTGCCGAGGAGCCTGTCGTTCGCGTCGGGGGTGCCTCCCCGCTGGACGTAGCCGAGGATCGTGACGCGGGACTCGAGCCCGGTCGCGGACTCGAGCGCGGACGCGACGCGGAAGGCGTTGTCGCGGTGCGCCGCCTCGACGGACGCCTTGTGCTTGTCGGCTGCCGCCCTGGCCTCCGGGGACGTCGCGCTGCTCTTCAGGGCGACGGCGGCCGCGAGGTCGGCGGAGCCCTGGAGGTCGCGGGCACCCTCGGCGATGGCGATGACCGAGAACGGTCTCCCGGACGCGGCGCGGCCCCGGACTGACTCGGCGACGGACTCGATCGAGTACGGGATCTCGGGGATGAGGATGATGTCCGCCCCGCCGGCGATGCCTGCGCCGAGCGCCAGCCACCCGGCTTTGTGGCCCATGATCTCGACGACGATCACGCGGTGGTGCGAGTGCGCCGTCGAGTGGAGACGGTCGACCGCGTCGGTGGCGATGCCGAGCGCCGTCGAGAAACCGAAGCTGGTGTCGGTGTGGGCGATGTCGTTGTCGATCGTCTTCGGCAGGTGGATGACGTTGAGCCCCGCCTTCGAGAGGCGGTTGGCGTTCTTCGCCGTACCGCCGCCGCCGATGCAGAC is from Tessaracoccus palaemonis and encodes:
- a CDS encoding 6-phosphofructokinase; translated protein: MTRRVGILTAGGDSPGLNAAIRGFGKAALGHGMELIGFRDGLKGLVEDRWQKLDGQALAGILTIGGTILGTSRDKPHKMLVDGEIRDMTPTIIENYERNKLDAIVCIGGGGTAKNANRLSKAGLNVIHLPKTIDNDIAHTDTSFGFSTALGIATDAVDRLHSTAHSHHRVIVVEIMGHKAGWLALGAGIAGGADIILIPEIPYSIESVAESVRGRAASGRPFSVIAIAEGARDLQGSADLAAAVALKSSATSPEARAAADKHKASVEAAHRDNAFRVASALESATGLESRVTILGYVQRGGTPDANDRLLGTLLGSAGADLVAAGEYGVTVASQGGDAVPVPLAEVAGNLKTVPLDHPWLTAARGVGTGLGD